In Primulina huaijiensis isolate GDHJ02 chromosome 4, ASM1229523v2, whole genome shotgun sequence, a genomic segment contains:
- the LOC140975660 gene encoding putative late blight resistance protein homolog R1A-10 gives MAAYAALLSVVRSLHQILDLEQHIDPHDAWSSSEAHRDHEVSLDRDLDMAFERIDFIWDETTKMKNRNTAEDLRSRTFSSPVDHSSTVEVAANKVVEFDDDLNAIKECVYEDSSKLQIIPIVGMGGIGKTTLARRTYEDSLRAQYFDILGWTTVSGEYQRRDILLELLQSFKKYTTDRNERSGESEAQLATLVHKNLSGRRYLIVIDDIWSTKAWDDLKMSFPDNDNGSRILLTTRLSDVAVYAGSSGIPIHQMKLLNEDQSWKLLEEKVFGKESCPLHLVELGKKVARNCRGLPLTIVVVAGLLLSSGNKMEEELWKSLLENISSMESTISVQCSKILCLSYDWLPLRFKPCFLYIAAFPEDFEINVSDLIMLWVAEGFLKQSSQSKCLEDVGKGCLKDLVNRNLIIVSKKGPDGEAVAVGIHDLLRKICITKAEEDGFFHHVSSTRNVWNDAIENPKRRLRAHSSHILEESETQDSSVRSIFYQKEKILAKWNFPTLSPKFRHLSVLNSPSVIWLDLSRVISAFVNLRNHQQK, from the exons ATGGCGGCTTATGCTGCGCTTCTCTCAGTTGTTAGATCACTCCACCAGATTTTGGATCTTGAACAACATATCGATCCCCACGATGCTTGGAGTTCTTCCGAGGCTCATCGTGATCACGAGGTGAGCTTGGATAGAGACTTGGACATGGCTTTTGAAAGGATTGATTTTATCTGGGACGAGACAACGAAGATGAAGAACAGAAATACAGCAGAAGATCTCCGATCCAGAACTTTTTCTTCTCCCGTCGATCACTCATCCACAGTCGAAGTCGCTGCGAACAAGGTTGTGGAATTTGATGATGACCTGAATGCTATCAAAGAATGTGTGTATGAAGATTCGTCTAAACTCCAAATTATCCCAATTGTTGGGATGGGAGGAATCGGGAAGACGACTCTAGCAAGAAGAACTTACGAGGATTCACTCCGCGCTCAGTATTTTGACATCTTGGGTTGGACTACTGTGTCTGGAGAGTACCAAAGAAGAGATATTCTTTTGGAGCTTCTTCAATCCTTCAAGAAATACACCACTGATCGTAACGAACGATCTGGTGAGAGCGAAGCCCAATTGGCAACACTAGTGCACAAAAATCTCAGCGGTAGACGATATCTCATTGTGATTGATGACATATGGAGTACCAAGGCTTGGGATGATTTGAAGATGTCATTTCCAGATAATGACAATGGAAGTCGAATCTTGTTAACTACGAGGCTATCAGACGTTGCAGTTTATGCAGGATCATCCGGTATTCCGATCCACCAAATGAAGCTTTTGAACGAAGATCAAAGTTGGAAACTACTTGAGGAAAAGGTTTTCGGGAAAGAATCTTGTCCTCTCCACCTGGTGGAACTCGGGAAGAAGGTTGCAAGAAACTGCAGGGGACTTCCGCTCACGATTGTGGTCGTTGCAGGACTGCTTCTTTCTTCGGGAAACAAGATGGAAGAAGAATTGTGGAAAAGTCTTTTGGAAAATATAAGCTCAATGGAATCCACAATCTCGGTGCAATGCTCAAAGATACTATGTTTGAGTTATGATTGGTTACCTCTGCGATTTAAGCCATGTTTCCTTTACATCGCAGCTTTTCCGGAAGATTTTGAAATTAATGTTTCCGATCTAATCATGTTGTGGGTTGCAGAGGGATTTCTTAAACAAAGTAGTCAGTCTAAATGCTTGGAAGATGTGGGGAAGGGATGTTTGAAGGATCTTGTGAATAGAAATCTGATCATAGTGAGCAAGAAAGGGCCAGATGGGGAAGCCGTAGCCGTCGGAATTCATGATCTCTTGAGGAAGATTTGTATAACAAAAGCTGAAGAAGATGGATTTTTTCATCATGTCTCGTCCACAAGAAATGTCTGGAATGATGCCATAGAGAACCCAAAGCGTCGTCTCCGTGCACATTCGTCACATATTTTAGAGGAATCTGAAACACAAGACTCAAGCGTGCGTTCAATTTTCTACCAGAAAGAAAAAATTCTGGCGAAATGGAATTTTCCAACGCTCTCTCCGAAATTTAGGCACCTCAGTGTGTTGAATTCACCCAGTGTGATTTGGTTAGATTTATCAAGAGTAATCTCAGCATTCGTCAATTTAAG GAATCATCAACAAAAGTGA
- the LOC140974797 gene encoding uncharacterized protein — translation MGEKKKGYMQKFASLEYKFFQENDRKPTRIEILHLSRQIKKKGGALVDDEAIRVEDLLNDAVQRHLQDKPEGTQPTEVHEDAFREIFGLEHSGRVRCLGAGQVFPDQYKSRLFLTQSNLPTSDVNNKLREMEDKMKSMEEKKQEEMERMRQIHEHQLQNFTRVIQSMITGSAGGSREPEL, via the exons atgggagaaaaaaaaaagggataCATGCAAAAGTTTGCATCTTTGGAATATAAGTTT TTTCAAGAAAATGACAGAAAACCAACTCGTATAGAAATATTACATTTGAGTCGACAAATTAAAAAGAAAGGAGGAGCTCTTGTTGATGATGAAGCAATACGAGTTGAG GATTTACTAAATGATGCGGTTCAGCGTCATCTCCAAGACAAGCCCGAGGGAACACAACCAACAGAAGTGCATGAGGATGCATTTCG TGAAATATTTGGACTAGAGCATTCTGGTCGGGTTCGATGTCTAGGAGCTGGCCAAGTTTTCCCAGATCAGTATAAGTCTAGATTATTTTTAACACAGAGTAATCTCCCTACTTCTGATGTTAATAATAAGTTACGAGAAATGGAAGATAAAATGAAAAGTatggaagaaaaaaaacaagaagaaatggAGAGGATGAGACAAATACATGAACATCAACTCCAAAATTTTACAAGAGTCATTCAAAGTATGATAACTGGAAGTGCTGGAGGATCTCGTGAGCCAGAATTATAA